A single window of Mycolicibacterium madagascariense DNA harbors:
- a CDS encoding sensor domain-containing protein: MTTARDDGDHASAPVETPDQRYRKLLEHSPDAICVHQMGRVVYVNAAAVRWMRATSAEQLVGQMITQFVHADSVPPMLNRISALREPGDVSEPSEAVMLRFDATTLDVEAVSVLSTWNDVPAFQVIFRDLTAQKAAQSAVRYQAALVDHVSDAIIATTATGVVTSWNPAAECIYGRAAERVLHQPVSEAVGAELDPRKIIAAGGTVSATHYTPRGEALAIRVSAASMDDGFVLLCSDQTALRRAERHFEAVVATLDEAVLVLSHTGRILSTNPEAERMLGPLPDGAAGYGDLVGRWMSLRDTVVYDDAGHPLEPGARPVLHTLETGAPYEGEMFARERTDGTGRWLSVNARRLNPDEGERSAVLVCFRDITATRSAAERLVHEATHDSLTGLPNRAHLVATAKRLRAEGSLAALFFIDLDDLKSVNDSLGHDAGDAVITAAAQRIRAAVRRDDVVCRLAGDEFVVLLVGSARHAERHDLTQRIARVFVEPIAVAGGSVKIGASVGAVEVRPDDERDAATLLREADRAMYAAKATGRRTVVQSAKP, translated from the coding sequence GTGACGACAGCTCGAGACGACGGTGACCACGCGTCCGCGCCCGTCGAAACCCCGGATCAGCGCTACCGCAAACTGCTGGAGCACAGCCCCGACGCGATCTGCGTGCATCAGATGGGTCGCGTCGTCTACGTCAACGCCGCTGCCGTTCGGTGGATGCGCGCCACGTCCGCCGAGCAGCTGGTCGGACAGATGATCACGCAGTTCGTCCATGCGGATTCCGTGCCGCCCATGCTCAACCGCATCTCCGCGCTCCGGGAGCCGGGCGACGTGTCCGAGCCGTCGGAGGCCGTCATGCTGCGCTTCGACGCCACCACGCTCGACGTCGAGGCCGTGTCCGTGCTGAGCACTTGGAACGACGTGCCCGCCTTCCAGGTGATCTTTCGCGACCTGACCGCGCAGAAGGCCGCCCAGTCGGCCGTGCGGTACCAGGCCGCGCTGGTCGACCACGTCAGCGACGCGATCATCGCTACCACCGCCACCGGCGTGGTCACCAGTTGGAACCCGGCGGCCGAATGCATCTACGGCCGCGCCGCGGAGCGCGTCCTGCACCAACCGGTCAGCGAGGCCGTCGGCGCCGAATTGGACCCGCGCAAGATCATCGCCGCGGGGGGCACCGTCAGCGCGACGCACTACACGCCCCGCGGGGAGGCCCTGGCCATCCGCGTCTCGGCCGCCTCCATGGACGACGGGTTCGTGCTGCTGTGCTCGGATCAGACCGCCCTGCGGCGGGCCGAACGGCATTTCGAGGCGGTGGTCGCCACGCTCGACGAGGCGGTGCTGGTGCTCAGCCACACGGGTCGAATCCTGTCGACGAACCCGGAGGCGGAGCGGATGCTCGGCCCCTTGCCCGATGGTGCAGCGGGTTACGGCGACCTGGTCGGCCGCTGGATGAGCCTGCGCGACACCGTCGTGTACGACGATGCAGGCCACCCGCTCGAACCCGGGGCGCGACCGGTCCTGCACACTCTCGAGACCGGGGCGCCCTACGAGGGCGAGATGTTCGCACGCGAACGCACGGACGGCACGGGCCGCTGGCTGTCGGTGAACGCCCGCCGGCTCAACCCGGACGAGGGTGAGCGCTCGGCCGTGCTGGTGTGCTTCAGGGACATCACCGCGACCCGGTCGGCCGCCGAACGGCTGGTCCACGAGGCGACGCACGACTCGCTGACCGGGCTGCCCAACCGCGCGCACCTGGTGGCGACGGCCAAGCGGCTGCGGGCCGAGGGGAGCCTGGCCGCGTTGTTCTTCATCGACCTCGACGACCTCAAGAGCGTCAACGACTCCCTCGGCCACGACGCGGGCGATGCCGTCATCACCGCTGCCGCCCAACGCATTCGGGCTGCCGTGCGCCGAGACGACGTGGTGTGTCGACTCGCCGGCGACGAATTCGTGGTGCTGTTGGTGGGGTCGGCCCGGCACGCCGAACGTCATGATCTGACCCAGCGCATCGCCAGGGTGTTCGTCGAACCCATCGCCGTGGCAGGGGGTTCGGTGAAGATCGGCGCCAGCGTGGGTGCGGTCGAGGTCAGACCCGACGACGAGCGGGACGCCGCCACCCTGCTGCGCGAGGCCGACCGCGCCATGTACGCGGCGAAGGCCACCGGGCGGCGCACGGTGGTGCAGTCGGCCAAGCCCTGA